CCGGTCGTCGTGGACTTCCGCGTCGACTACCGGGAGAAGGTGTACCCGATGGTGCCCGCCGGCGGCTCGAACGACGACATCATCCTCGACCCGGCCCACGACCGGCCGGGCGGACGGTAGGAGACGCGATGGCTGCCCCGCCTCGTCACCACATCCTGTCGGTGCTCGTCGAGAACCGGTTCGGCGTGCTCAGCCGCATCTCGGGGCTGTTCGCCCGCCGCGGCTTCAACATCGTGTCGCTCGCCGTCAGCCCGACCGAGGACGAACGGTTCAGCCGGATGACGATCGTCGTCGACGCCGACGAGACGCCCCTCGAGCAGGTCACGAAGCAGCTCAACAAGCTGATCCCGGTCATCAAGATCGTCGAGCTCAGCCCGGACGAGGCCGTCGAGCGCGAGCTCATGCTCGTCACGGTGAAGGCGACGGCCGACGGGCGGTCCCAGATCACCGAGCTGGCCGCCATCTTCGAGGCCAAGATCGAGGACGTGGGCTACGAGGCGATCACGATCATGGTGGCCGGGAGCCCGTCCAAGCTCGACGCCATGACCGACCTGCTCCAGCCCTTCGGCATCGCGGAGGTGCAGCGCACCGGCCGCGTCGCGCTCCCGGTGCTGGCCCGCCGACCGACTCCGCTGCGCGCGGTGCGAGCCCGCGGGGCGTGAGCGGCTGGAGGTGACGCGACGGCGCCCGCTCGGACCTCGCCTCACCCCGGCGCCCGGCCGGCGGGCGCCGCGTCGCCCGGCCGGACCGCGTTCGACCGCCGACATCGGGCCTGGGGCCCGGCGCTGGCCCTCGTGAGCGGCGCCGCGCTCGTGCTCGCGGCGTCGACGCCGGCCGGCGGCGGCCCGAGGCAGCGCCGGGAGGCGCCGCCGTCCATGCACAGCCTGAGCGTCGGCGGGACCGCGGACCGGGTCGCGGTCGGGCCGAGCGGGGTGTGGGTCGGGGACCTCTCGCGCCTGGCCCGGGTCGACCCGACGAGCGAGGCCATCGTCGAGGTGCCGGGCGCCACGACGCCGATCGGGGTCGGGCCCGCCGCCGTCTTCGCCGGCGTCTACACCCGGCCCGA
The nucleotide sequence above comes from Acidimicrobiia bacterium. Encoded proteins:
- the ilvN gene encoding acetolactate synthase small subunit — translated: MAAPPRHHILSVLVENRFGVLSRISGLFARRGFNIVSLAVSPTEDERFSRMTIVVDADETPLEQVTKQLNKLIPVIKIVELSPDEAVERELMLVTVKATADGRSQITELAAIFEAKIEDVGYEAITIMVAGSPSKLDAMTDLLQPFGIAEVQRTGRVALPVLARRPTPLRAVRARGA